In Polypterus senegalus isolate Bchr_013 chromosome 12, ASM1683550v1, whole genome shotgun sequence, the following are encoded in one genomic region:
- the LOC120541125 gene encoding prostaglandin E2 receptor EP1 subtype-like — protein sequence MPIFTMTLGALSNIIGLGILVKSHTRFRQRSKAAFLLLASSLLFIDFAGHVIPGAFALRLYAANMRWDDIDRSGTLCQLFGACMVFFGLCPLFLSGAMALERCIGVTRPLLHSREVTSSRAKLAVALMCCMAFLIAILPLLKVGRYTRQFPDTWCFVKIHGQLSAVEFGLSVSFSMLGLVSLALSLLCNCLSGLALLKARLSRHRPGNSCQHNLHSHDIEMIAQLLGIMLVSCVCWSPFLVFIVLSVSRSFHGSEHDVQHYQYLLFLGVRLASWNQILDPWVYILLRRAVLRRLCRPCQPQRAFRLTSSQVLSRVTNDKS from the exons ATGCCAATCTTCACTATGACACTGGGCGCCTTATCCAACATCATTGGCCTGGGCATCCTGGTCAAGTCGCACACTCGATTCCGGCAGCGCTCAAAGGCGGCCTTTCTCCTGCTGGCCAGCAGCCTGCTCTTCATAGACTTTGCCGGCCATGTCATTCCGGGGGCTTTTGCTCTTCGTCTCTATGCTGCCAACATGCGATGGGATGACATTGATCGTTCAGGCACCTTGTGCCAACTCTTTGGTGCCTGCATGGTGTTTTTTGGACTCTGCCCGCTGTTCCTCAGTGGTGCCATGGCCCTGGAGCGTTGCATTGGAGTCACCAGGCCCCTGCTGCACTCCAGAGAAGTCACCTCCAGCCGCGCCAAGCTCGCCGTGGCCCTGATGTGCTGCATGGCCTTCCTGATTGCCATTTTGCCACTGCTGAAGGTGGGCAGGTACACCAGGCAGTTCCCAGACACCTGGTGCTTCGTGAAGATCCACGGGCAGCTGTCAGCGGTGGAATTCGGCCTCTCAGTCTCTTTCTCCATGCTGGGCTTAGTCTCGCTGGCCTTGTCGCTCCTCTGCAACTGCCTCAGCGGCTTGGCGCTGCTGAAGGCCAGGCTAAGTAGGCACCGGCCCGGCAACTCCTGCCAACATAACCTGCATTCCCACGACATCGAGATGATAGCGCAGCTGCTGGGAATCATGCTGGTGTCCTGCGTCTGCTGGAGCCCCTTTCTG GTCTTCATTGTCCTGTCTGTCAGCCGGTCCTTCCACGGCTCAGAACACGACGTGCAGCACTACCAATACCTGCTATTCTTGGGGGTGCGTTTGGCCTCGTGGAATCAAATCCTGGACCCGTGGGTCTACATACTCCTACGCCGCGCCGTCCTCAGGAGGCTCTGCCGACCCTGCCAACCCCAGCGTGCTTTCAGACTAACATCCTCTCAAGTTTTGAGCAGAGTCACCAACGACAAGTCCTAG